CGCCCTGAGGATAAAGGTCGTTGACGATCATCTCCAGGGTTTCACGCCGGCGAGGGTTGAGCGAGAGGTCAAAACCGGCTATTTCAGCCATGCCGCCGACGCGAATGCGGTTGTCGAAGCGGGTGATCGCGACTTTGTAGGTTTCGTCCAGGATGGTCGAAGTCGGCGCCATCGCCGGGTTGGTGATCGGCACGGTCAGCGAGTAGCCCTTGAGCGGGTACACCGGCGCCTTGATCCCCAGCGGCTTGAGCAGCTTCGGCGAATAACTGCCGAGGGCCAGCACGTAGCGGTCGGCGGTTTCCAACTGGCCGTCGATCCACACGCCGTTGATGCGGTCGCCTGCGTAATCGAGGCGCTGGATGTCCTGTTCGAAACGAAACTCGACGCCCAATTGCTTGCACATCTCTACCAAGCGGGTAGTGAACATCTGGCAGTCGCCGGTCTGGTCGTTGGGCAGGCGCAGTGCACCGGCAAGAATATCGGTGACACTGGCCAGGGCGGGTTCAACCCGGGCGATGCCGGCGCGGTCCAGCAGCTCGAAGGGCACGCCGGATTCCTGCAACACGGCAATGTCCTTGGCCGCGCCATCGAGCTGGGCCTGGGTGCGGAACAGTTGGGTGGTGCCCAGGCTGCGCCCTTCATAGGCAATCCCGGTTTCAGCGCGCAGTTCGTCGAGGCAGTCGCGGCTGTACTCGGACAGGCGGACCATGCGCTCCTTGTTCACCGCATACCGGCTGGCGGTGCAGTTGCGCAGCATCTGCGCCATCCACAAGTATTGGTCGATATCGGTGGTGGCCTTGATCGCCAGCGGCGCATGACGTTGCAGCAGCCACTTGATCGCCTTGAGCGGCACGCCCGGCGCGGCCCATGGCGACGCGTAGCCTGGGGATACCTGGCCGGCGTTGGCGAAACTGGTTTCCATGGCGGCGGCGGGTTGACGGTCAACCACCACGACCTCAAAGCCGGCCCGAGCCAAATAATAGGCACTGGTCACGCCGATGACGCCGCTACCCAAGACCAGAACGCGCATTTTTATATCCTCATCGCGGGCGGAGCCGCTGACGTGTGTTATTGGAGCAATGATGAGCGCAGTGTAAAAAACTATCAGCAGTGCATTTCACTATATAAATGCCTATATTTGGCGACAATTCTCGGCACAAACCGTTTTTACAGAGGCGTATCCCCTATGCGTACCAACACCCAGACCAAGCGGGAGCTGGACAAGATTGACCGCAATATCCTGCGCATCCTGCAAACCGATGGGCGCATTTCGTTCACGGAATTGGGAGAAAAGGTTGGGCTGTCGACGACGCCGTGTACCGAGCGGGTGCGCCGCCTGGAGCGCGAGGGGATCATCATGGGCTACAACGCGCGGCTCAACCCGCAGCATTTGAAAGGGAGTTTGCTGGTATTTGTCGAGATCAGCCTGGATTACAAGTCCGGCGATACGTTCGAAGAGTTCCGCCGCGCCGTGCTCAAACTGCCCCATGTGCTGGAATGCCACCTGGTGTCCGGGGACTTTGACTACCTGGTGAAAGCGCGGATTTCCGAGATGGCCTCGTACCGCAAATTACTCGGCGATATCCTGCTCAAGCTGCCGCATGTGCGCGAGTCCAAGAGCTATATCGTGATGGAAGAAGTGAAGGAAAGCCTGAACCTGCCGATCCCCGATTAACCTGACAGAACTCAATCAAATGTGGGAGGGGGCTTGCCCCTCCCACACTGACCCAGTACATCCGCTACACCAGTACCTGTCGGGTACTCGCCATATACGCGTGAATCTGCTTTTCAACCCGTGGATGAATCAGTTCCACCGGCCGCCGGCCATTGGGGCACGGCAAGGTTTTGGTGGTGCCGAACAGGCGACAGATCAGCGGGCGCTCGTCATACACGGTGCAGCCGCTGGGCCCCAGGTGCACGCAATTCAGCTCGTCCATGGCGGCTTCCTGCTCGGCGGCATTCTTGCGCGGCAGACGCGACATTTCCTCAGGCGAAGTGGTGACCGGCCCACAGCAGTCGTGGCAACCCGGGACACACTCGAACGAAGGAATCTGCCTACGCAAGGCGCTGACTTTCTGACTGTTGCAACTCATCCAAATCCACACCCAACCGCGATTAGACCGGGATTCTGCCGTAAAACGCCCCGCGCAGACAGCTTCGTCCGACCGCTGTATCCTGCGTCAAATTTTCCAAACAGGGAGCTCCCCATGACCGCCAGCGCCCGGCACACCGCGTCCTACTACGCTGCCAGCAGCGTGCCGCACCCCGATTACCCGGCGTTGGCGGGTGAGGTGCGTGCCGATGTCTGCGTGATTGGCGGCGGCTATTCCGGGCTCAACACTGCGCTGGAGTTGGCCGAGCGCGGCTTCAGTGTGGTGCTGCTGGAGGCGCGCAAGATCGGCTGGGGCGCCAGCGGGCGCAACGGCGGCCAGCTGATTCGCGGCGTCGGCCACGGCCTTGACCAGTTCGCCAAGGTGATCGGCACCGACGGCGTGCGCCAGATGAAGCTGATGGGCCTGGAAGCCGTGGAGATCGTGCGCGAGCGTGTCGAACGCTTCAAGATTCCTTGCGACCTGACCTGGGGCTACTGCGACCTGGCCAACAAACCCCGTGACCTTGAGGGCCTCGCCGAAGACGCCGAAGAGCTGCGCAGCCTGGGCTATCGCCATCCGGTTCGCCTGCTGCAAGCCAGCGAGATGGCCAGCGTGATCGGCTCCGACCGCTATGTGGGCGGGATGATCGACATGGGGTCCGGGCATCTGCATCCGCTGAACCTCGCCCTGGGCGAAGCCGGCGCCGCGCAACAATTGGGCGTGAAGTTGTTCGAGCAGTCTGAAGTGGCGCGCATCGACTACGGCCCGCAGGTCAAGGTGCACACCGCCCAGGGCCAGGTCATTGCCAACACCCTGGTGCTGGCCTGCAACGCTTACATCAATGGCCTCAATCCGCATTTGAGCGGCAAGATCCTGCCCGCGGGCAGCTACATCATCGCCACCGAACCCCTGAGTGAAGCGCAAGCCACCAGCCTGTTGCCGCAGAACATGGCGGTGTGTGACCAGCGGGTAACGGTGGACTATTTCCGCCTGTCCGCCGACCGCCGCCTGTTGTTCGGCGGTGCCTGCCACTATTCCGGGCGCGACCCGAAAGACATTGGCGCCTATATGCGGCCAAAAATGCTGCAGGTGTTCCCTCAGTTGGCCAACGTGAAGATCGACTACCAATGGGGCGGCATGATTGGTATCGGCGCCAATCGGTTGCCGCAGATCGGACGCCTGGCAGATCACCCCAATGTGTATTACGCCCAGGCCTACGCAGGCCACGGCCTGAACGCCACGCACCTGGCCGGCAGGTTGCTGGCCGAAGCCATCAGCGGGCAGCAACAAGGGCGCTTCGACCTGTTCGCCCAAGTGCCGCACATCACCTTCCCTGGCGGCCAGCACCTGCGCTCGCCGCTGCTGGCCCTGGGGATGCTCTGGCACCGCCTCAAGGAACGGGTCTGATCAGTCGCGCCAGAACGGCTTCAAGCCTTCATGGCGCGCCTGCTCTGGCGTCAGGCCTACGTCGCGTAATTGCTCGCGAGTCAGCGTCAGCAAGGCCTTGCGTGTATGACGGCGGCGCCAGAACAGGCTCCAGCGGTTATCCCCAGGCACAGACAACGTCCTCTCCTGGGCTGCTTCCAGTTCCTGGTTGTGTAACGCCAGCCGCACATCGCTCATGCCGTTCATTTTGCCGTCCCTCGTTAGCTTGTCGCTTTGAGTGGATAGGATGAGCGCGCGAGCAAAACCAATACAGATTCAACATGCCTTTATTAAATCCATACAGATACTGCCTATGAACGGCTGAATCCTGTATTTTCTCCCCATCTGTATTGGTCCCCTGGGAGTGACCGCCATGACCCTCTACGTCAATCTCGCCGAATTGCTCGGCACCCGCATCGAACAAGGCTTCTATCGCCCCGGCGACCGCCTGCCTTCCGTGCGGGCATTGAGCGTGGAGCATGGGGTCAGCCTGAGCACTGTGCAGCAAGCCTATCGCTTGCTGGAGGACAACGGCCTGGCGATGCCCAAGCCCAAGTCCGGCTATTTTGTGCCGGCGGGCCGTGAACTGCCGGCGCTGCCCGAGGTGGGTCGCCCCGCCCAGCGGCCAGTAGAAATTTCCCAGTGGGACCAGGTGCTGGAGTTGATTCGCGCGGTGCCGCGCAAAGACGTCATACAGCTAGGCCGGGGCATGCCGGATGTGTTGACGCCAACCATCAAGCCATTGCTGCGCAGCCTGGCCCGTGTCAGCCGCCGCCAGGATCTGCCGGGGCTGTATTACGACAATATCCTTGGCTGTATGGAACTGCGTGAGCAAATTTCGCGCCTGTCATTGGATTCAGGGTGCCAGCTGACTGCCGAAGACATCGTCATCACCACCGGTTGCCACGAAGCGCTTTCCACCAGCATTCGCGCCATTTGTGCGCCCGGCGATATCGTTGCAGTGGATTCGCCAAGTTTCCACGGCGCCATGCAGACCCTCAAGGGGTTGGGCATGAAAGCGCTGGAGATCCCCACCGACCCGATCACCGGCATCAGCCTTGAAGCCTTGGAACTGGCGCTGGAACAGTGGCCGATCAAAGTCATCCAGCTCACGCCCAACTGCAATAACCCATTGGGCTACATCATGCCGGAGGCGCGCAAACGCGCACTGCTGACCCTGGCCCAGCGCTTTGACGTGGCAATCATCGAAGACGATGTGTATGGCGAACTGGCCTACAGCTACCCGCGCCCGCGCACGATCAAATCCTTCGACGAAGACGGCCGAGTGCTGCTGTGCAGTTCGTTCTCCAAGACCCTGGCGCCCGGCCTGCGCATTGGCTGGGTCGCGCCGGGGCGCTACCTGGAGCGGGTGCTGCACATGAAATACATCAGCACGGGCTCTACCGCCACGCAGCCGCAGATCGCGATAGCGGAATTTCTCAAGGGCGGGCATTTCGAACCGCATTTGCGCAGGATGCGCACCCAATACCAGCGCAATCGCGACCTGATGCTCGACTGGGTAAGCCGCTACTTCCCCGCTGGCACCCGGGCCAGTCGGCCCCAGGGCAGCTTCATGCTGTGGGTAGAACTGCCGGAAGGCTTCGACACCCTCAAGCTCAACCGCGCACTGATGGAACAAGGCGTACAGGTGGCGGTAGGCAGCATTTTTTCTGCCTCCGGCAAGTACCGTAATTGCCTGCGCATGAACTACGCTGCCAAACCGACGCCGCAGATTGAGGAGGCGGTGCGCAAGGTCGGCGCCGCTGCGCGCAAACTGCTGGCCGAATCGGCGGACTGACCTTTTCCGAGCAATTGCCGTCATATGCCGACAACCGCCCTGACCTGGATGGCGCTTCCTTGATGATTCAACGGCTTTTACCGCTTGTCCTGCTGGGAGCGCTGGCACTGGGTGGCTGCGCGACGGCCTATCCACCACGCGTGCCCAGTGATGCCCTGCCGGCGGCACAGTCTTCCTTCGGCCGTTCGATCCAGGCCCAGGCAGCGCCGTATCAGGGCCGCTCGGGCTTTCGCTTGCTGCCCAACAGCAGCGAAGCCTTCATGGCTCGCGCCGAGTTGATCCGCAACGCCCAGACCAGTCTGGACCTTCAGTACTACATCGTGCATGACGGCATCAGCACGCGCATGCTGGTGGACGAACTGCTCAAGGCCGCCGACCGCGGTGTGCGCGTACGCATCCTGCTGGACGACACCACCAGCGACGGCCTCGACCAGATCATCGCGACCCTGGCCGCTCACCCCAAGATCGACATCCGCCTGTTCAATCCGCTGCATCTGGGGCGTAGCACGGGTGTGACGCGCGCCATGGGGCGCTTGTTCAACCTGTCGCTGCAACACCGGCGCATGCACAACAAACTGTGGCTGGCCGACAACAGCGTGGCGATCGTGGGCGGGCGCAACCTGGGGGATGAATATTTCGACGCCGAACCCAACCTGAATTTCACCGATATCGACATGCTCAGCGTCGGGCCGGTGGCCGAGCAACTGGGCCACAGTTTCGACCAGTACTGGAACAGCGCACTGAGCAAGCCTATCGATGAGTTCGTCGCAAGCATGCCCTCCAAGGGCGACCTCGCCGTTGCGCGCGGGCGCTTGGAGACCTCGCTGGCCCAATCGCGCCAGCAGAACCACGCCCTCTATAACCGTCTGCGCACCTACCAGACCCAACCGCGCATGGACATCTGGCGCCGCGAGTTGATCTGGGCCTGGAACCAGGCGTTGTGGGACGCCCCCAGCAAGGTGCTGGCCA
Above is a genomic segment from Pseudomonas sp. R5-89-07 containing:
- the dadA gene encoding D-amino acid dehydrogenase, producing the protein MRVLVLGSGVIGVTSAYYLARAGFEVVVVDRQPAAAMETSFANAGQVSPGYASPWAAPGVPLKAIKWLLQRHAPLAIKATTDIDQYLWMAQMLRNCTASRYAVNKERMVRLSEYSRDCLDELRAETGIAYEGRSLGTTQLFRTQAQLDGAAKDIAVLQESGVPFELLDRAGIARVEPALASVTDILAGALRLPNDQTGDCQMFTTRLVEMCKQLGVEFRFEQDIQRLDYAGDRINGVWIDGQLETADRYVLALGSYSPKLLKPLGIKAPVYPLKGYSLTVPITNPAMAPTSTILDETYKVAITRFDNRIRVGGMAEIAGFDLSLNPRRRETLEMIVNDLYPQGGDLAQASFWTGLRPTTPDGTPIVGGTPFKNLFLNTGHGTLGWTMACGSGRLLADLMAKKTPQISAEGLAISRYGNHQESAQHVNPAPAHQ
- a CDS encoding Lrp/AsnC ligand binding domain-containing protein, with translation MRTNTQTKRELDKIDRNILRILQTDGRISFTELGEKVGLSTTPCTERVRRLEREGIIMGYNARLNPQHLKGSLLVFVEISLDYKSGDTFEEFRRAVLKLPHVLECHLVSGDFDYLVKARISEMASYRKLLGDILLKLPHVRESKSYIVMEEVKESLNLPIPD
- a CDS encoding YkgJ family cysteine cluster protein, producing the protein MSCNSQKVSALRRQIPSFECVPGCHDCCGPVTTSPEEMSRLPRKNAAEQEAAMDELNCVHLGPSGCTVYDERPLICRLFGTTKTLPCPNGRRPVELIHPRVEKQIHAYMASTRQVLV
- a CDS encoding FAD-binding oxidoreductase, with protein sequence MTASARHTASYYAASSVPHPDYPALAGEVRADVCVIGGGYSGLNTALELAERGFSVVLLEARKIGWGASGRNGGQLIRGVGHGLDQFAKVIGTDGVRQMKLMGLEAVEIVRERVERFKIPCDLTWGYCDLANKPRDLEGLAEDAEELRSLGYRHPVRLLQASEMASVIGSDRYVGGMIDMGSGHLHPLNLALGEAGAAQQLGVKLFEQSEVARIDYGPQVKVHTAQGQVIANTLVLACNAYINGLNPHLSGKILPAGSYIIATEPLSEAQATSLLPQNMAVCDQRVTVDYFRLSADRRLLFGGACHYSGRDPKDIGAYMRPKMLQVFPQLANVKIDYQWGGMIGIGANRLPQIGRLADHPNVYYAQAYAGHGLNATHLAGRLLAEAISGQQQGRFDLFAQVPHITFPGGQHLRSPLLALGMLWHRLKERV
- a CDS encoding DUF1127 domain-containing protein, which gives rise to MNGMSDVRLALHNQELEAAQERTLSVPGDNRWSLFWRRRHTRKALLTLTREQLRDVGLTPEQARHEGLKPFWRD
- a CDS encoding PLP-dependent aminotransferase family protein, encoding MTLYVNLAELLGTRIEQGFYRPGDRLPSVRALSVEHGVSLSTVQQAYRLLEDNGLAMPKPKSGYFVPAGRELPALPEVGRPAQRPVEISQWDQVLELIRAVPRKDVIQLGRGMPDVLTPTIKPLLRSLARVSRRQDLPGLYYDNILGCMELREQISRLSLDSGCQLTAEDIVITTGCHEALSTSIRAICAPGDIVAVDSPSFHGAMQTLKGLGMKALEIPTDPITGISLEALELALEQWPIKVIQLTPNCNNPLGYIMPEARKRALLTLAQRFDVAIIEDDVYGELAYSYPRPRTIKSFDEDGRVLLCSSFSKTLAPGLRIGWVAPGRYLERVLHMKYISTGSTATQPQIAIAEFLKGGHFEPHLRRMRTQYQRNRDLMLDWVSRYFPAGTRASRPQGSFMLWVELPEGFDTLKLNRALMEQGVQVAVGSIFSASGKYRNCLRMNYAAKPTPQIEEAVRKVGAAARKLLAESAD
- a CDS encoding phospholipase D family protein, which gives rise to MIQRLLPLVLLGALALGGCATAYPPRVPSDALPAAQSSFGRSIQAQAAPYQGRSGFRLLPNSSEAFMARAELIRNAQTSLDLQYYIVHDGISTRMLVDELLKAADRGVRVRILLDDTTSDGLDQIIATLAAHPKIDIRLFNPLHLGRSTGVTRAMGRLFNLSLQHRRMHNKLWLADNSVAIVGGRNLGDEYFDAEPNLNFTDIDMLSVGPVAEQLGHSFDQYWNSALSKPIDEFVASMPSKGDLAVARGRLETSLAQSRQQNHALYNRLRTYQTQPRMDIWRRELIWAWNQALWDAPSKVLAKADPDPQLLLTTQLAPELQGVSHELIMISAYFVPGPPGLVYLTGRADAGVSVSLLTNSLEATDVPAVHGGYAPYRKALLEHGVKLYELRRQPGDPSAGSGPHLFRRSSFRGSDSSLHSKAMIFDREKSFIGSFNFDPRSVLWNTEVGVLVDSPELAEHVRNLALQGMAPALSYEAKLQDGQIVWVTEDNGQLHTLSQEPGSWWRRFNAWFATSVGLERML